In the genome of Chiroxiphia lanceolata isolate bChiLan1 chromosome 20, bChiLan1.pri, whole genome shotgun sequence, the window TGCAGACAGGTGGTATcactttttgtggttttcttcgCTGCTTCATGAAGCGGTTACAGGAGCGCTAAGACTAAACACGCACCAAGTTGTGATGACAGTCATTAaacattgttttttaattcataagCAATAACCATAATTGCACTAATTAACAAGACTGCAGTATCCTTAATACTTAATTATTTGCAAATTAGTTTAATGGCAACCTTTACTCTTGATGAAAGCTgtatgaaaggagaaaagataatGACAAGTGTAGTTACTTCCAGTGGGGAAAGATGCCATTTAGTTTgtaacatttgttttatttgtatgtgCATACACACAGTTGAGGCTTTCATCTCTCCTTTGTCTTGTGTCATTGCTGTGCTGTTGTTTTCACAACTGTGTACCCTGGATGCCCATAACAAAGTGAAGTTCTTGGGTCATGCAATGTCAGCAGAGGACTTGGCCTGCCAGGCTCTCTAAGCTGAGGACTCCTCCACCACTTGTGAAATTCAtgtggagcagtgggagcagatATTAAAACCTTGGCAAAGCAGCTCTTGATACATCAGAGTTTGACTgctcttgatttttttgtcttttttttttctttttaacatatttCATGTTTGCTTCTAAGGTGAAAATGATTGCAGAAGAGTTTCTGTCGTACTCATTGGGTCTGGAGCTAAACTCAGATACTGAaccagaggaaaaggcagatgAGAATGAGGAAGAAAGTACAGAAAGCCCTAGGGAAGCTGCAGAGGATGTGGCTCAGGTAGGTGATTTTTCCAGTTACATTAACAATGTCCTCTCTGTGTCTTGCAAACTCAGTAGCTCTTGTCAGTTTGCATTTATGACCCTTTGGTAACCACAGGGGCAGTCCCAGGCTCCAGCCTGCATCCAGCAGCTCAGGCTGATTCTCTACAGCCAGATTGAAGCTTTCCCAGCCATGTGAAGGTTGAGTTGCTCTCCAAGAGGAGAGAGCTTCCATTCTCATAGAAGACCCAAAAGATTCCATGAATCTTACTGACTCCACCTTTTCCCTAGGAagggatatttttaattagagaGCTGGGTTGATGGCTGGCCAGACTGTGCTGATTTTTGCCTGCTTGGAAACGGCTGCAGATTGAACCCCCGTGGTCCATGGACcagatttgtttttccataTCGTGTGTAAATCACAAGTagctgggagagggagctgAAAATGAGTCTGGCTGTGTGATTTTCATTAGCTTCTGCCTCTAGGaaccctgcagctctgggctgtcTGATTCGTGGAGCCCAGGCTGTAACCATGGGAGGGTACTTGCATTTGAATAACTAATATCTCTAAACTTACAATTCACTGGAAAATCTCAGGAAAGCTAAAACCCTTCTGCAGAAACTGACAGCATGACAACGTGTCTTACAGGTCACAGTAACACccagcaagaggaaaagaaaccatTCAAAGTCAGGCGCTGGAAACAAGAGGTCCAAGTCCCAGGCAAACACCGAGGAGGAGGCTGTAGTTAATCCCAGAAAGTCCAGCCATGTGCAGGATGACCCAGCTCCTGATAAACCAAGAACATCAAACCAGCCAGCCAAGGAGACAAcccctgagcagggagctgaagGGACACAGAAGAATGGAGAGCAGTTTCCCAAGGGGCAAAGCAACAGAAGATCCAGCCAGATGACAGGGGAACAGAAAAGCCAGGAGCAGGACAATGGAGTTGTTACTTTGACTCCAGTGAAGAACTCCAAGCGAAAGGTAGGTCCACCAGCCCCCTGGGGACTGGCTTTTGGCCTCTTGGTGTAGTGGGAGGAGCTGCATTCAGGTTTCATCAGAGCTCTACACAGCTTGGAGCTCACAGATATGTTGTGAGTTaaagttttggtttggttttttttttttttttttgtcattgttttaaATCCCTCAGAGGCatcagggaaggaaagggacaCCCCCAGGAGACAGTGAATCCCCTTCAGGGGATGGATGGACCAGCGCTCCGAGGTGGTGCTCTGAAAGCCTGTGCTTAGAAATGGGACTGGCAATGGGACCTTGCTCTCAGGTCACACCGATGGCTGCACGGGGAAAGGTGTTTCCCCCTCAGCTCAGGCCAGCGGGGGTCTAAAGGGCTTCTCAcatttctctgcagcaggatggggttCCCTGCTTGGGTCTGCTGGGCACATCTGAACAGTTGTCTGCTGGTTTAGGAGTCTTGAGCACTGCTGGcacctcagcctctcctgtgTCCTTCAGTTTAACTCAGATTGCTGTGTTCAGTAGAGGGTTCTGTCAAGGCAATCACAGGCAAACCGCTGTCAGGGGAATGAATTGTCTAAATGTGGATGGTTTATTGTAGGAGGATGTCAGTGCAGAGCCattgcattttcttcagtgtcACAGTAAAGGCAACAGCCGCGAGGATTTTAAAACGCAGCTCTGGTCCTGTGTCTTCGAGCCAGTGCTAGACTCTGGAGCCAGGAAAGGTGAGCTCTTAAAGAGGTTTGCAGGATTCCCAGAACCACCTGGCTCTGGAATCCCGGTGGACTCCATGCGTTAGACCCCTGCTCCTCCGAGCCGTAGTCTCCGTTGTCAGGAAGAGACTTGCTTACATATTTCTTCTTTGACTTTGAAAACAGGAGGCTGGGAGAGCACCAGGCAGTGATAAGCTGCAGTCTTCGTGTGTTATCCTTGAACCTGGGAACTTCTcacccatttttttcctctttcagatcCCATCGTGAGCTCCTCCAGAACCGTGGCAACCTGTGGAGGGGAGTCTGTTTGTCTGATTGATTGTGAGACAGGGACAGTGCTGAAAAAGTATAAGGTGGCTACAGAGGTGGGTTGCAAGTGGGAAGGGTAAGCATTGAATGGGAATGCCATAATCTATAATACTTACATACATGTATGCATAATATATATTACAGAGAGGTCTGAAAGGTTGTCAGGCATTAGTGTGGACAGGTCTTAAATGGATGAAGatacataataaatatttcttgcttATCCTTTTAGCCTGGTTTGGGTTTATACTTTTATTAGTTTAAAAGATTAGTGTGCCTCTCCCCTCACACGGGTGTATCTGGCTGCTAAGCCTGCTTGACAGCATAGAGGAATAAACATCCTGTTTCTGTAGTTTGTGTTCTTCTGAGGGTTGTTTTGAGTTTTGGTGCTCCGTCTTAAAATAGTGGTGGTGTTTCACCTGAGTAGCACTTGTGATAGTTGTCTTATCTCTGAGCTAACAGCCGTCCTGCCGTCTGCTGTCACTCTATTCCTGGTTTCTTTCTGTCCCAGGAGTTCTTCAGTGTTGCATGGACAACCCTCACAATGGTGATCAGCGACAGTCGGAAGAAAGCTCACAATATcttggcagctgctgggaggagagggatTGTCAAACTGATCCATGTGGCAGCCGACTTCTGCTACGGAGAGATAAAGGCTCACAAGAAGCCCATTGCTACTGTCTGCTTCAGCCCAACCCAAGAGACCCACCTCTTCAGTAAGTCTCTGCTTCAGAACCTCTTTAGCTTTAGTAATAATGTGGAAAATTCAAGGCTTCCTTAACAAGGGGAGTTGTCACCAGGACAagcagggacacacacacaaaaagcacGGACAGGCGTTAGGGAGGGACCATTGTTAGTCTCCTGTGGCAGCAATTTACAGCAGGACAGATTGTTTCTGCCAGGACCTGGCTCTTCAGCTGaggtgcagcagctcctgtttcTCCCTCTGTGGCTCTCAGGGTGGCTGGCACACACACATGAGCCACAAACAAGGCCGGCAGTGGATGTGTTCCACAGGGATGAGTAAGAAGAATgacaggcagagcaggcagctggggGCAGGCAGTGGCAGGGCTCTCCTCGAGCACAGCAGGGTATTATGagttttgatttcatttttcccaACAAGCACGACTATGTGCTCAATTGATTTTGaataaatgactttttttttttttttgagttctttGCCTCATCAGAGATTTTTATTCAGgtcctgattaaaaaaagagagctttGCCACACACAGTGGGGCCCACAGAGGCCGTGGCTTATGGACTGGTAATGAACCATCATATTACAAATTGCAGCTGCATTGTCAGGCTGTACAGTGAGCTGCTACAGAACCATGCAGGCCACACCTGCGCCCCACAGCACATTGTTTCTCTTGCCTACAATTACCCACATCCTGGAGTGGTTAGAGTGCTACATGAACCATtaaaagtggaatttttttagGACAGGGGATACTTTTCAAGAAGAAGCTCAAGAGTgccaaaagcagaagcagaagaaaggataAGGAGGTTGATAGCACATCTATATGATGATATGGACAGCAAGGTtcaccctaaccctaaccctgtATATTGCATAGAAAAAGAGTAATAAAGGGAGAGTCTTTGCATCCCTCTTTGGAGACTGGACACCAACAAACTCTGAGTTTGAGGGGTGTCATCTGATGGGGATCCAGATCACTCTGAGTAATCTATTAGGATTGTTTCTGCTATCAATATATCAGCAGTCACCCTTTACATCAGTGCCTAACTATCCCAATGGAAGCTGCTGTGGATGTGAACACAGTAAGCCAGGGATATGTGGAATAAAGCAGTGTCTGTCTGCCTGAGAGTGGAGGTTGCAGCTTATATTTTAGATCCCACCATAACCCCTGAGCAGAAACAAGCTTAGAGGGCCACTAATTAACGACTTTGTGAAGCCACAACTCAGTAATGGACAGCAGGAAagaaactttgttttatttgccCCTCTTAGAGCACAGGATAAGAACACAAAGTATTGACTGTGCATGCCTGACAGTGTCTGTGGAGTGGTGTGGGGCCAGGAGCCTTGGtgactgctgctgtgctttaaTGAGCTCTCTGATGCCACAGCCTTAGAGTGTAACAGCCTGTGACTCAGGTAGAATTGCCAGCTTAGCTCGAGAAGAGCCAGATGAGCAGCGGTGTCACTAcctgcttctcttctgtgtCCCACAGCTGCATCCTATGACAAGCGAATTGCACTCTGGGATATTGGGATTCCAGACTGTGACTACAATTTCAAAGCAAGGTAAAGGTTCAAAAACCAGATGTGGCCAGTCCAGGAGCCTGTAACTACCATGTCGCAGCACCACTTAACTGCttgttctcttctgttttttttagccagctgctggtgctggaagCAGCCTCTATTCCCTTACGGATTGCCCCGGTGCCCACCTGCCCGGAGCAGTACCTGCTGGCAGGCTGTGAAGGTGGCTGCTTTGCCTGGAACATAAAACTggataaaggagaaaaaagcaggTGAGAACCAAAAGCTGGGACCACGAATTTGCTTTCCATAACAAGAAGAGGTAGTCCTAGCAAAGGTTTGATTTCTAACTGAGGAGGTTTGAGCAAAAGCAGCATGTCCTACCAAACTTAAAACACCCTCCCCTTCCCATAGTGGCCAGAAAAAATATGAGCATGTGCTAAAGGAGGGTTCAGAGCTTGCAGCTCTGTGCTTGTATTAAAGCTCCAGGCTGCTTTGCAGGAAGGGTGGCAGGAGTGTAATCCAATACCCCAAAACTTAAGGGTGTGTCATCTCAAAGTAGTGTAACAGAGTGTAAATTCTTGGATCGATTTCCAGTCTCACAGCGAggccttccctgctcctggtaCGTGAGGTAACCCAGGAAACTGGCACTCTGTGggagctcaggaaaaaaattacaagaaagaAGCAAGTAAAGTCATGCCCTGCTGGCAAATACTAATCTTGATGCCTGCAAAAAGAGATGAAGTGAAACAGCAATCTCTTAAGCAAATGGGCTTCTGCTTTCAATAAACCCATACTTGTAGAAGTGTAAGTTCAAGTGGGAATTCATCTGAGCTTGGCAAGAGACTCACTAACACACAGATTTCCTTCTGGGCTCTGTACCTGGGCGCCCTTCCACTGCTGCCTGTTCAGGACTTGGCTCATTTCACCCTTCCCCCCTGCTCTAGGCCTTTTGAAGCCATATTCCAGTTTCCTGATGATGAAAGCATGACAACATCTCACAGGGTTGATGGTCTGGCTTTTCTGAATGACGATGTCGTTGGTGAGTGTAAACACAACAGCCCAGTCCCAAAAAAACAGTGGGGCACCTCAGCATGTGCAGGGTGAAGCAAGAACGATGAGCAGAGGGTGACTGCCTCGTTAACCTTGTGGGGGCTACACAGAAGGGAATTTTTCTGCCAGAGTCATTTATCTTTCCCAAAAATATGGCCTAGAGCATAAACCCATGTCTGGGTAGGACTGTAAATCAGATGGACCCATCCCCAAGGGCATGCTTGGCCAAGTAGTGCCAgtgtggaaggaaggagagctTCTTTTTGCTCAGGGACTGGTGGCAGCAGTCTTTTCTGCAGGGGAACTGGAGGTTCCACATCAGGAGCTGGGTTTTTCTGAATAGCTTATGCTTGTTTTGCAGTTCAGGAACATAAACGTAGCACTGAAAATCTCTCTGCAGCCTCCAATTGTCCTGAAATGAGGTAAAGCAGGTGGAAACAGTTGTTGTTGGATCAGGTCCCAGGTCTTAAAAGCCGTGTTCTGGATGGACCACCTTCACCAGAGCCCAGCCTTTGTCTTGAGGCATTTCACTTCCCAGCAGCTTACACAGCCTCTCCTGTCTTTCTTCCCTAGTTTCCAAGAGCTCCAAACCAGGATGCATTTACCTGTGGAGCTGGAGCCGGTCCTTTGACGCCAAGGGGAAGGGATGCCAGCGGACAGTGTCTGCAGTTatcctggctgagctggagtggTCCACGACAGACATGTCCTACCTGACGCTCAGCACCTGCCCAGGTAGGCAGCACTGGTCCCCAGGGCAAGGTGTGCTTTGCCCAGGTGTGTGGGGCTCCCCTTTGCCCCATCAGAGGCAGAGGCCTGGATTTCAGAGCCCACCAGAGAACGTCAGGGCTCCCCCCTGCAAGCACTGcagtgcagctccagcactgcgCAGCCTCAGCCCGGCACCAGCTGCGTATAAATAATACAACTGATAAATATTTGCAGCTGTACTATCTGCCCTGCAAGGGGGTTCAGCCGAGGTTCCCTGGTCTTTCTTGTACAGGTTTTCAAAGCACAGAGCCGAGGGCTGGGCCCTGTAGCCTTGGTGGAGCCATTTTGATGCTGAGTGCATCTGAAGCCAGGGGCAGGAATGCCACACACCGggcagctggctctgcaggcTGGCAAGGAACAGACAAACCTCATCTGGTCATCACTTTCCAAAACCAGtctaaaaaaaagtcaggagaAATCCCAAAGTATTTAGCACTACTTTTTCCACGCTAGAGTAAGACAGCTGACTTATCTTTAAATGAATTGAGTTCTTTCAGAGCAACGTAGATCCGTAGTTTTGTGCTGGAAAGGGAGTTTTGCTGAAATATGGCACCTTCCCTTGGGACCCTACAGCACtgcctggagctctgctttgcagcagAACAGACTCCCAGTTCCACAgtagttttccagctttttcttttgctctcaCAGCAAAAGGCTACGTGTTCTGTGGTGATGAGAAGGGCAGCGTGTGGATGTACAACCTCTCCAGCTACACCACGGCCTGGGGCTCTCCAAAGGGAAAGCGCTCGGAGCGGAGGATCTCTCCTGCACAGGTAGGTATCAGGTACCCTTTGGGGCCTCCCTTCCACCCCAGGGCAGCTGATCCCAGTCTCCCAAGGAGGTTTATCCCAGAACATGCTTCATGTTTCCACACCTGACACTCACAAGCAATTAAAAGCAGTCTCCAGAGTTGACCATGGCACTCACAGTCAGGGACAGGAATCAGGAGCTGCAAAGCAAGTCTGTCAGCTCCTGCATGGTGCAGCTGGGCAGCTCTTCCTAGAAGGGCCCTAAAACTCTGGTGGTTAAACCAGAGAGCCCCACAACACAAAGAGTGCAGGCACCATGTCcctgaggggctgaggggagggaatccagagcagggaagggctcACTGCTTTCCTGTGTTCACATACCCTTTTCCTAGTCGATATTTCCCTGGCCTCTGGAGACAGTTGTCCTTTGGGCAATCACTGTTCCCTTGCATGAAGCCTCTGAAAGGACAATCACACTCAAAGGCTCTCACTCACTGGTCTGGAGCTACATTGGATATAGGTATGAGGGGACTGAATGTTCCataatttcttcactgaaagggttgttaaaacattggaatgaactgcccagggaggtggtggagtccccatgcCTGGAGGTGCTCAAGGAACAACTGGAaatggcactcagtgccagtgctctggtctggttgcCAAGGTGGTGATGGGTTAAAGGTCAGACTctgtgatcttggaggtcttttccaagccaagtgattctatgattccagaAGGTTTTTGGAATTGTATTGCCAACACCTTTTTCCTTCCCGCTCAAGCCGCTCCGCACTAAACCTTGGCCCTTCAGGAGCATCCCAAAGCTTTACCACACCTCAGAAAGGGGGAAGAGCCTCTGACTCAGCTTCCCCAGAAGGGACCCCGCTGTGCTGAACATCCTCCCCCTCAGACACCACCATCCCCACCGCACTCTGTTCTCCCCACAGATCCTCCAGTGGCCGGAGCTCCGCGTGAACGGGGAGCAGCCCCCCGAGATCCTGGTGAACAACGTGGTGTCAGACCCTGCCTTCACCTACCTTGTTGTCCTGACCAGTGTGAACATAACAGCCATCTGGAAGAAGTCATAGTCCCCTGTGCCAGTCTCACCCCCGTGATTTGAACTAGTGCAGTATTAGTGACTGTTACCCATGTGCCCATGAACGTTTTCTAGACCAGCCATGATGTGCAAGATGAAACGAAATAACAAAGGTAAGGGTTTGTTAAACTCATCAAATCATTGTAAACATCCGGTTTCTTTTACTGTAAGTTTTCACAatttgtgcatttgttttatAGAAATGACacttaataaaacaaaataccaGTTCACTTGGCAGTGCCTGGAGTTTctgacaggaaaagcagagagttcatctgctgctgtcactgagcAGCTTCTCATGCTGGAATTATACCCACAATAACCTCCCCAACAGCCCAGGACAAATATTTGCCAaccagaaaagtaaaaaaatcactttaatgACTTATCTGTCATATCCAACAAGACATTTATCCTCTTGGCAAAGTGCCTGtctggtattaaaaaaaaccaacaaccaaaaacaaacaaactcaaaatATTACTGCTGCTGTCAAATACTAAACAGAAGTGGGACAAGGGGGGAAATATTTGCCATGAATGGAGGTTTAAATATATCACCTAACTAAGAGACACATCATTCTGCCTCAGAAGCAGAGTCTCCTCCACAGGGGGTGGATTTTACTCGATTCCTTCTTGTTTGTCCTTAATAGCAACCTGtaaaagcacaaacaaaaacacaagagCTGTTACTGAGCTGGAGGAGGTGTTTAAACATCCCTGACTTTTCTGAGATACACAAGAACCACCAGTGGAAACCTGTACACCATCCAGAAAATtaatactgaaattaaaatcaaaattcatGTGCAAATTTGGTGCCCTGGTGCTTTTCCCCACCACATCAGAGAAcacccttccaacccaaaccattctgtgaagAATGAATTCCAATTGATCCTTCATAGAATTCAATTGATTCTTCATAGATTCAAAACCAATTCCAGGTATTCAGAAATAacagacacccccccccccttttttttttgggcaCATAAATAACCAtttcagagcagccaggaggtGAATAACACAACGAGGGTGGCTTGAATTAATTTACAGGCCTAAAACAGCAGCTCTTAAGACACACTACTCACCCCTCTGATTAATTACAGACACTTTTAAGGATAAATAAACTCACCCTGAACCTCTCCTCCAGCAGGGAGAGCTCGCTGATAAGATCCGTGATGGCATTAGTGAAAGCCTCCTGGGGGCTGTAATCGGGGGTGGTCTGCACACGGATGATAATTTTATGCTCCAGAGGGTGAGGGACCTTGTACCCTGCAAACAGCACCTGCGGGTCTTTGAGCAACTGCCTggaattggggaaaaaaaaaaaaacaaaccgcAGGGAAAttcggggggaaaaaaaaaagcctcaaaaccAGCCCAAAATTTAGTGCCCGGTTTGGACTTACGACTTGATGATGTTCCCCAGCGTGTGGTCCTCCTTGTTGATGGTGAACAAGCAGGCGTTGGGCACCTTGGTATCCTTGTTGATGGTGATTCTGTGGGGATAAATGGGATAAATAAATGCGATATAGGGGATGTTATCGATTCATGCGGGCCAGGCAACCGCGGGCGACTGGGGGGGAAGGCCCGGACTCCCCGTTCGGGGAGCCCGGGccttcccccccagccccccgctGTTTGATTAAGGGCTAATTAGGGTGTCCCCTCACTTTTTCTCGCCCTCGAAGAGGAGGAAGGACTCGAAGGCTGGAGGCGCGTTCatcccgccgccgctccgccctCACTCGCTATGGCGGCCGCGGCTTCACCTCCGCCGACG includes:
- the LRWD1 gene encoding leucine-rich repeat and WD repeat-containing protein 1; this translates as MSKITTELLLERAVPRSTRLRKIETLNLSKLQLKTGDLDPRLFSRLRHLQKLDLSDNLLDKFPNSLTLPDLRVLNCNNNQLEDVTALKQFPLLEELTYENNVYLTLNDDYKVMFLLENLRLLNGKDITKLANHVRHVHSRKLTSKVTAHWEKFFRDQLPEKYTAEQVKSIRKKFLKSVQTNVVYGPSSLSEFTRWRVKMIAEEFLSYSLGLELNSDTEPEEKADENEEESTESPREAAEDVAQVTVTPSKRKRNHSKSGAGNKRSKSQANTEEEAVVNPRKSSHVQDDPAPDKPRTSNQPAKETTPEQGAEGTQKNGEQFPKGQSNRRSSQMTGEQKSQEQDNGVVTLTPVKNSKRKEDVSAEPLHFLQCHSKGNSREDFKTQLWSCVFEPVLDSGARKDPIVSSSRTVATCGGESVCLIDCETGTVLKKYKVATEEFFSVAWTTLTMVISDSRKKAHNILAAAGRRGIVKLIHVAADFCYGEIKAHKKPIATVCFSPTQETHLFTASYDKRIALWDIGIPDCDYNFKASQLLVLEAASIPLRIAPVPTCPEQYLLAGCEGGCFAWNIKLDKGEKSRPFEAIFQFPDDESMTTSHRVDGLAFLNDDVVVSKSSKPGCIYLWSWSRSFDAKGKGCQRTVSAVILAELEWSTTDMSYLTLSTCPAKGYVFCGDEKGSVWMYNLSSYTTAWGSPKGKRSERRISPAQILQWPELRVNGEQPPEILVNNVVSDPAFTYLVVLTSVNITAIWKKS
- the POLR2J gene encoding DNA-directed RNA polymerase II subunit RPB11-a — encoded protein: MNAPPAFESFLLFEGEKKITINKDTKVPNACLFTINKEDHTLGNIIKSQLLKDPQVLFAGYKVPHPLEHKIIIRVQTTPDYSPQEAFTNAITDLISELSLLEERFRVAIKDKQEGIE